A region of Chitinophaga horti DNA encodes the following proteins:
- a CDS encoding ROK family transcriptional regulator, whose amino-acid sequence MKKDEYYKRLVLREFYYSNVLSAPELSERIGKSLPLVIRTLSTLVEEDILQESGYAPSSGGRRPATYTINKEALFILSVSMDQLVTRISLMSMDNRHIKGITNIELPLKNNPDVPAVLASQLGLLIENAGISKKKIIGVGIGMPGFIDVTKGLNHSFPLLQAGNVTIVEYLSKALGLPVYIDNDSSVVALAECHFGVARGQRNVMVVNVGWGVGLGMVLEGRLFRGHNGFAGEFSHIPIFNNNKLCSCGKSGCLETEASLLVLLEKTLAGLKTGRITTLPADFPSGHSETDVERILEAAGNGDKFCVELLSEIGYNIGRGIAILIHILNPRTVMLSGRGSLAGKLWTAPVQQALNEHCIPRLANYTSIEVSKLGYDAELVGAAALVMENFLTTK is encoded by the coding sequence ATGAAGAAAGACGAATACTATAAACGTCTGGTCCTTAGGGAGTTTTATTATTCAAATGTGCTGTCAGCCCCGGAGTTAAGTGAAAGAATAGGTAAAAGCCTGCCCCTGGTGATACGAACGTTAAGCACATTAGTGGAGGAAGACATCCTGCAGGAATCGGGCTACGCACCTTCCAGCGGAGGACGCAGACCTGCCACTTATACGATTAACAAAGAAGCGTTATTTATATTATCCGTTTCGATGGATCAGCTGGTTACCCGCATATCCTTAATGAGTATGGATAACCGGCACATTAAAGGGATCACCAACATCGAACTGCCGCTCAAGAATAACCCGGATGTTCCGGCGGTACTGGCCTCACAGCTTGGACTATTGATTGAAAACGCAGGCATCAGCAAAAAGAAAATCATTGGCGTAGGGATTGGCATGCCTGGCTTTATAGATGTAACGAAAGGATTAAATCACTCTTTTCCCTTACTGCAGGCGGGTAATGTGACGATCGTAGAATACCTGTCTAAAGCGCTTGGTCTGCCGGTGTATATTGATAATGATTCCAGCGTGGTAGCACTTGCCGAATGTCATTTTGGTGTAGCACGCGGGCAGCGAAATGTGATGGTCGTGAACGTGGGTTGGGGCGTAGGTTTGGGCATGGTGCTGGAAGGCCGCCTGTTCCGCGGGCACAACGGATTTGCGGGAGAGTTTAGTCACATCCCCATTTTTAATAACAATAAATTGTGCAGTTGCGGAAAAAGCGGTTGTCTTGAAACAGAAGCGTCTTTATTGGTGTTATTAGAGAAGACGCTTGCCGGATTAAAAACAGGTCGCATTACTACGCTGCCTGCCGATTTTCCCTCGGGGCACAGTGAAACGGATGTAGAACGCATTTTAGAGGCTGCCGGTAACGGCGACAAGTTTTGTGTAGAATTATTATCGGAGATAGGATATAATATCGGAAGAGGTATCGCCATCCTGATACACATCCTCAATCCGCGGACGGTGATGCTGAGCGGGCGTGGCTCACTGGCCGGTAAATTATGGACGGCGCCCGTACAACAGGCTTTGAACGAACATTGTATTCCCCGCCTGGCTAATTATACGAGCATTGAAGTATCGAAGCTGGGCTACGACGCAGAACTGGTAGGAGCAGCAGCACTGGTGATGGAGAATTTTTTGACCACCAAATAG
- a CDS encoding RNA polymerase sigma factor — protein sequence MNNVDISDYWKLLRSDRNEGIIGLYDALWEELYLYAAKTVKDTETAMDIVQELFISLWEKRHTLPEVQQVKAYLYAALKNRILNALAASQTREHHLKAWQDIHRPGGVAALEGLLEKELYNAALAEVNQLPQRMKEVYTLAVLEDVPVREIARYMGISEQTVRNQANLAARRVRQSIKQGLLLIIFFH from the coding sequence ATGAATAACGTTGACATCAGTGACTATTGGAAACTACTCAGAAGTGATCGCAACGAGGGAATCATCGGCTTGTACGATGCCTTGTGGGAAGAGTTGTACCTGTACGCGGCAAAAACCGTAAAGGATACGGAAACAGCGATGGACATCGTGCAGGAACTGTTTATCAGTCTCTGGGAAAAACGACATACCCTGCCGGAAGTACAGCAGGTAAAGGCTTACCTGTATGCCGCACTCAAAAACAGGATACTGAACGCCCTGGCAGCCAGTCAAACACGTGAACACCATCTTAAAGCCTGGCAAGACATTCACCGCCCTGGTGGTGTTGCCGCCCTGGAAGGCTTACTCGAAAAAGAATTGTATAACGCTGCTCTCGCGGAAGTAAACCAACTGCCGCAACGCATGAAAGAAGTATACACGCTCGCCGTACTGGAAGATGTACCTGTGCGCGAAATAGCCCGCTACATGGGCATTTCCGAACAAACGGTACGTAACCAGGCCAACCTTGCCGCCCGCCGGGTACGCCAATCAATAAAGCAAGGACTCCTGCTCATTATTTTTTTTCACTAG
- a CDS encoding FecR family protein produces the protein MKESNPELARLLEKYRQGQCTDEEQARLFLWLDELERSSAPMPLPGEATRTHLRDAFVSRVSEPRKVRISYKRYIAAAAILCGCIAAGTWLLTRQANTSSQVAITAWDTISTRPQEMRTIRLSDNSQVALNAGTQLRISKAFGNSERRVEILEGEAWFDVQKDAAHPFVVQCGTTETRVLGTRFVISAYKGLPQMKVQVTEGKVAVSLPGANYPAVMPGQAILLQQGTGESAQVNFDRASFDPLQQSNFIQNGSFEELALRIRNTFGYMIIAANDAVAQRRFTGEFRHNEQIRDILQKFSDIHNGTFRMDGDKIYMQ, from the coding sequence ATGAAAGAATCCAATCCCGAACTGGCCCGTTTACTGGAAAAATACCGGCAAGGCCAGTGTACCGATGAAGAACAGGCACGACTGTTTCTCTGGCTCGATGAGCTGGAACGTTCGTCTGCCCCTATGCCGCTGCCAGGCGAGGCGACCCGCACGCACCTGCGCGACGCTTTCGTGTCGCGGGTATCGGAGCCACGTAAAGTACGCATCTCTTACAAACGTTATATCGCTGCCGCAGCCATTCTTTGTGGCTGTATAGCGGCCGGCACGTGGCTGCTCACCCGCCAGGCCAACACGTCATCACAAGTGGCCATAACCGCCTGGGACACCATCTCTACCCGTCCGCAGGAAATGCGCACCATCCGTTTAAGCGACAATTCACAGGTAGCATTGAACGCGGGTACGCAGCTGCGTATCAGCAAAGCCTTCGGCAACAGTGAGCGCCGCGTAGAAATATTAGAGGGAGAAGCCTGGTTCGATGTGCAGAAAGACGCCGCGCATCCTTTCGTTGTACAGTGCGGCACAACAGAAACGCGCGTATTGGGCACACGTTTCGTCATCAGCGCTTATAAAGGCTTACCGCAAATGAAGGTGCAGGTAACGGAGGGCAAGGTGGCCGTTTCACTGCCCGGCGCAAACTACCCGGCCGTTATGCCGGGACAGGCGATCCTCCTGCAACAGGGCACCGGCGAAAGTGCCCAGGTAAACTTCGACAGGGCGAGCTTCGATCCGTTGCAGCAAAGCAACTTTATTCAGAACGGGTCATTCGAGGAGCTGGCATTACGTATCAGGAACACTTTCGGTTATATGATCATAGCCGCCAACGATGCCGTGGCGCAGCGTCGCTTCACGGGGGAATTCAGGCATAACGAACAAATCAGGGACATACTTCAGAAATTCAGCGATATACACAACGGCACCTTCCGGATGGACGGCGATAAAATTTATATGCAGTAA
- a CDS encoding SusC/RagA family TonB-linked outer membrane protein: MHTILRLAKRRWALHFVAALLLQIGLFGYALGQVAQKRVSITVGAVSLTEALEEIRKTSRLNFMYDPVLMATYKVQPQTFKDQLVADVLKELLKTTDLQYTSDNDGSILIKKNKTVAGPAGNSNGIQMQGTVTDSTGQALPGVTVMANGRSNIGAVTDANGKFSLLVPNDVKFVNMTMMGYYELQVAVRSNAANQPFVLRANNSALDEVVVVGYGTTQRKASIVGAVQTIKPEDLRATSANLTTSFAGKIAGMISVQRNGAPGADGANFWIRGVSTFGTNTSPLIVLDGVEIVSNMLNAIAPESIESFSILKDATATALYGSRGANGVLIITTKNGGNRESMNVNVRVQGGLSAPTRIQPIADGVKYMETYNEARSNNGQPAYYSQEQIDGTRDKLNPYAFPYNDWYNILFKDHTFNQNANVSVTGGGKKVNYFLNAAFFNETGILKDQATGPYNSNVGLKRYMFQSNVSAAITPTTRIGVKMNTQLNYRQLPSVDVDDLFQYTMKINQVDFPALFPHALLQGADPGITYYGNAPGWDGGVTQINPLALVDRGYAQTYQSYLTTVFNVDQDLKFITQGLKARVLASFFNMAYSNQTRSKTPFYKTLNGYTVDANGAYQLDVGDIGPAGTTYLTYGAGRDGEREYALQGSIEYGRQFGPKGVHDVNALLLYHHRQNDENGITATETEILPRREQGLAGRLTYGYGGRYLAEVNFGYNGSENFISGKRFGFFPSFALGWNVTNEPFFDPIKDKITYLKFRASWGKAGNDALNIRFPYLSTATTNAAIGNLYLGPNRTLPRGISLNAIGNPDATWEESKKTNVGIEVGLFNKLMLIADIFSEKRTGIFMQRRSIPNSAGYEGTTPYANIGAVTNRGVDASLEYNTKISSKLSISLRGAFTYAHNEVTARDEPALTYPYMSVLGHPINTVFGLVAEGLFADQADIDKSPRHTFTAAVKPGDIKYRDMNGDNVIDANDATAIGNPTTPEIVYGFGPSIQYDKFDFSFFFQGTGRVSINMNAHHPFTDGTNSGFNIAKWIADDHWSESNPNPNAAYPRLSHVINQNNVKSSSFWVYNGSFLRLKTLEAGYTYKGFRAYVSGTNLLTFSKFKYWDPEQGSGNGLSYPLQRTYNLGLQYNF, encoded by the coding sequence ATGCACACAATTTTACGTCTCGCAAAAAGACGATGGGCGCTCCATTTCGTTGCGGCCCTTCTGTTGCAGATTGGCCTCTTCGGTTACGCGTTGGGGCAGGTGGCTCAAAAACGGGTTTCGATCACCGTGGGCGCTGTGAGTTTAACGGAGGCCCTCGAGGAAATCCGCAAGACCAGCCGGCTCAATTTCATGTACGATCCTGTACTGATGGCCACTTACAAGGTACAGCCACAAACGTTCAAAGACCAACTGGTAGCCGATGTATTAAAGGAATTGCTTAAAACCACGGACCTGCAATACACCAGCGACAACGATGGCAGTATCCTCATCAAAAAGAATAAAACAGTTGCTGGACCTGCAGGCAACAGCAATGGTATACAAATGCAGGGCACGGTGACCGACTCCACCGGTCAGGCCTTACCCGGCGTAACCGTGATGGCGAACGGCCGCAGCAACATCGGTGCAGTAACGGATGCTAACGGTAAGTTCTCGCTCCTCGTCCCGAATGATGTGAAGTTCGTAAACATGACGATGATGGGCTACTACGAATTGCAGGTGGCCGTAAGAAGCAACGCCGCCAACCAACCCTTCGTTCTCCGCGCCAACAACAGTGCGCTGGACGAGGTAGTGGTAGTAGGTTACGGTACCACGCAAAGAAAAGCGAGCATCGTTGGTGCGGTACAAACTATTAAGCCGGAAGATTTAAGGGCTACTTCTGCCAACCTCACCACCTCCTTCGCCGGTAAGATCGCCGGTATGATATCGGTGCAACGTAATGGTGCACCGGGTGCCGACGGCGCTAACTTCTGGATCAGGGGTGTATCTACGTTTGGCACGAATACCAGTCCGCTCATCGTGCTGGATGGTGTGGAGATCGTTTCGAACATGCTGAACGCGATCGCTCCGGAATCGATCGAATCCTTCTCTATCCTGAAAGATGCTACTGCTACGGCCCTTTACGGTAGCCGCGGTGCAAACGGGGTACTGATCATCACAACTAAAAATGGTGGTAACAGAGAATCCATGAACGTGAACGTGCGTGTACAGGGTGGCTTATCTGCCCCCACACGTATTCAACCTATCGCCGATGGGGTGAAGTATATGGAAACGTATAACGAAGCGCGTAGCAATAACGGTCAGCCTGCCTACTACAGCCAGGAGCAGATCGACGGCACACGCGATAAGCTGAATCCCTATGCCTTTCCTTATAATGATTGGTATAATATCCTGTTTAAGGACCACACCTTTAACCAGAACGCGAACGTAAGCGTAACAGGCGGTGGTAAAAAAGTGAACTACTTTCTGAATGCTGCCTTCTTTAATGAGACAGGCATCCTGAAGGACCAGGCTACCGGCCCATACAACTCTAACGTAGGACTGAAGCGCTACATGTTCCAGAGTAACGTATCAGCAGCCATTACGCCTACTACCCGTATTGGTGTGAAAATGAATACGCAGCTTAACTATCGCCAGCTGCCTTCTGTGGATGTAGACGACCTGTTCCAATACACCATGAAGATCAACCAGGTGGATTTTCCTGCTTTGTTCCCACATGCATTATTGCAGGGTGCAGATCCCGGAATTACCTATTATGGCAACGCCCCCGGCTGGGATGGTGGTGTAACGCAAATCAACCCACTGGCGCTGGTAGACCGTGGTTATGCGCAAACTTATCAGTCTTACCTGACCACTGTATTTAACGTTGACCAGGACCTGAAGTTTATTACCCAGGGCCTTAAAGCCCGCGTACTGGCGTCTTTCTTCAACATGGCCTACTCTAACCAGACGCGCTCCAAAACACCGTTCTACAAAACACTTAACGGTTACACGGTAGATGCGAACGGCGCCTACCAGCTGGATGTGGGTGATATTGGTCCTGCAGGCACTACTTATCTTACGTACGGTGCCGGCAGAGATGGCGAGCGTGAATATGCATTGCAAGGCTCTATCGAATACGGCCGCCAGTTTGGCCCTAAAGGCGTGCACGATGTAAACGCATTGCTCCTCTATCATCACAGGCAAAATGACGAAAATGGTATTACTGCCACAGAAACAGAGATACTGCCCCGCCGCGAGCAAGGTTTGGCAGGTCGTTTAACTTATGGTTACGGCGGTCGCTACCTGGCGGAAGTGAACTTTGGTTACAATGGTTCCGAAAACTTCATCAGCGGTAAACGTTTTGGCTTCTTCCCCTCTTTTGCATTGGGCTGGAATGTAACGAACGAACCGTTCTTCGACCCGATAAAGGATAAGATTACTTACCTGAAGTTCCGTGCTTCGTGGGGTAAAGCGGGTAATGACGCCTTGAACATCCGTTTCCCTTACCTGAGCACCGCTACTACCAATGCTGCTATCGGTAACCTTTACCTCGGCCCGAACCGCACCTTGCCAAGGGGCATCAGTCTGAACGCTATCGGTAACCCGGATGCAACGTGGGAAGAAAGTAAGAAAACCAATGTGGGTATCGAAGTAGGGTTGTTTAATAAGCTGATGCTGATCGCAGACATCTTTAGCGAGAAGCGTACCGGCATCTTCATGCAACGCCGTTCTATCCCTAACTCAGCCGGTTATGAAGGCACTACACCGTATGCGAACATTGGCGCCGTAACCAACAGGGGTGTTGACGCATCGCTGGAATATAATACGAAGATCAGCAGCAAGCTGTCGATCTCCCTGCGTGGTGCATTTACTTACGCACATAACGAAGTAACTGCGCGCGATGAACCAGCACTTACCTATCCGTACATGTCGGTGCTCGGTCACCCGATCAACACCGTATTCGGACTAGTGGCAGAAGGTTTATTCGCTGATCAGGCAGACATTGATAAATCGCCTCGTCACACTTTTACCGCCGCTGTAAAACCAGGCGACATCAAGTACCGCGATATGAATGGCGACAATGTGATCGATGCGAATGATGCGACGGCTATCGGTAATCCAACCACACCCGAAATCGTGTATGGATTTGGCCCATCTATCCAGTATGACAAGTTCGATTTCTCCTTCTTCTTCCAGGGAACAGGCAGAGTATCCATCAACATGAATGCGCATCATCCTTTTACAGATGGCACCAACTCCGGTTTCAACATTGCCAAGTGGATTGCAGATGATCACTGGAGCGAAAGCAATCCAAATCCCAACGCTGCTTATCCGCGCCTGTCGCATGTCATTAACCAGAACAATGTGAAGTCATCCAGCTTCTGGGTGTACAATGGTTCCTTCCTGCGACTGAAAACGCTGGAGGCGGGTTATACCTACAAAGGCTTCCGCGCTTATGTATCGGGTACCAACCTGCTTACCTTCAGCAAATTCAAATACTGGGATCCTGAACAAGGTAGCGGGAACGGCCTTTCTTATCCATTGCAACGTACTTACAACCTGGGTTTACAATATAACTTCTAA
- a CDS encoding RagB/SusD family nutrient uptake outer membrane protein, translating to MKRNRYILALLLTTIGFTACNKYLDVVPEGTASLDDVWKSEQQCQQFVNTLYSQIPPTFYHTFTPDWLAGDDMITSPKGTTRWYPYKSLLYGEETPNNSYFQLMGSKAGTTGSTSHAIYRTIRYCHLLLENVSKVPSLSQQNSNYWKGEALFLIAYYHHLLLQYYGPIVLEKSNISLNAPEEQMYVPRSTYDECVDYIATKYDEAAVLLPPTRPTNELGYATGVMAKAYKSRLLLMAASPQYNGNAADYAEFKNKNGKALMNLTYDPDKWVRARDAAQDAIEMAEANGYRLYTNPSGTAISMFDQGERNYHDAFCEPAFNTDEFIHALGNPTVIQTIQHTGGPRVVLPYNTASFRGNYVPTMEAVEMYYSKNGLPMDVDPETRTLDLYAVAPGDSTVRLHRNREPRFYASVGFDRGKMAFNNDTLILRCRAGELQGDLNNDNAEYQSASGYVLKKFMHKSVYWNNTTKAITFKTMVLPYLRLAELYLNYAEADFEASGTLSQTSLNHLNKIRTRSGLPNFEASWALAGGIPTGDALRKVMHQERSVELLMEGRRYHDLRRWKEANVVMNKKPQSWNLKGRTMADFYKRVPMQESGTRIFEHPKTVWLAIPIDELNVNYNLVKNPGY from the coding sequence ATGAAACGGAACAGATATATCCTCGCGCTCCTGCTCACCACCATAGGCTTTACCGCCTGTAACAAATACCTCGACGTAGTTCCGGAAGGCACCGCCAGCCTGGACGACGTGTGGAAATCGGAGCAACAGTGCCAACAGTTTGTAAATACACTCTATTCACAAATACCGCCTACCTTCTATCACACCTTTACACCCGATTGGCTGGCTGGCGACGATATGATTACCAGTCCGAAAGGCACTACCCGCTGGTACCCGTATAAAAGCCTGTTGTACGGAGAGGAAACACCGAACAACTCCTACTTCCAGCTGATGGGCTCCAAAGCCGGCACCACTGGTTCTACCAGCCACGCCATCTACCGCACGATTCGTTACTGCCACTTGCTTTTAGAGAACGTAAGCAAGGTACCGAGCCTCAGCCAGCAAAACAGCAATTACTGGAAAGGCGAAGCGTTATTCCTCATCGCTTATTATCACCACCTGCTGCTGCAATATTATGGTCCGATCGTACTGGAGAAAAGTAACATCTCGCTGAACGCGCCGGAAGAGCAGATGTATGTGCCGCGTTCTACTTACGACGAGTGTGTGGATTACATTGCTACTAAATATGACGAAGCCGCTGTTCTTCTCCCACCTACCCGTCCGACGAACGAGCTGGGTTATGCTACCGGCGTAATGGCTAAAGCTTACAAATCGCGCCTGCTGCTGATGGCTGCCAGTCCGCAATACAACGGCAACGCCGCTGACTACGCTGAGTTCAAGAACAAAAACGGCAAGGCCCTCATGAACCTCACCTACGACCCTGACAAATGGGTGCGTGCGCGCGATGCTGCACAGGATGCGATCGAAATGGCGGAGGCGAATGGCTACAGGCTGTACACCAATCCTTCGGGAACAGCAATTTCTATGTTCGACCAGGGTGAGCGTAACTACCACGATGCTTTTTGTGAACCTGCTTTTAATACAGATGAATTTATTCACGCATTGGGTAACCCTACCGTGATACAAACGATCCAGCATACGGGTGGTCCGCGTGTAGTATTACCTTACAACACCGCCAGCTTCCGCGGCAACTATGTGCCTACGATGGAAGCCGTGGAAATGTACTACTCGAAGAATGGTTTGCCCATGGATGTAGATCCGGAAACAAGGACCCTCGATCTGTACGCAGTTGCGCCGGGCGACAGCACCGTACGGCTGCACCGTAACCGTGAGCCACGCTTCTATGCATCCGTAGGCTTCGACCGTGGCAAGATGGCATTTAACAACGATACACTCATCCTCCGCTGCCGTGCGGGCGAGTTACAGGGTGATCTGAATAACGATAACGCCGAATATCAATCGGCCAGCGGTTATGTGCTGAAGAAGTTCATGCATAAAAGTGTGTACTGGAATAATACCACCAAGGCGATTACTTTCAAGACGATGGTATTGCCTTACCTGCGCCTGGCGGAACTGTACCTGAACTACGCGGAAGCCGACTTCGAGGCTAGTGGAACGTTGAGCCAGACCTCCCTGAATCATTTGAATAAGATCAGGACACGCAGCGGCCTGCCTAACTTTGAAGCTTCCTGGGCGCTGGCGGGCGGCATTCCTACCGGGGATGCACTGCGCAAAGTAATGCACCAGGAGCGTTCGGTAGAACTGCTGATGGAAGGCCGCCGCTACCACGACCTGCGTCGCTGGAAAGAGGCGAATGTGGTAATGAATAAAAAGCCACAGTCCTGGAACCTGAAAGGCCGCACCATGGCCGACTTTTACAAGCGCGTACCCATGCAGGAATCAGGCACCCGTATTTTCGAACATCCGAAAACCGTATGGCTGGCCATCCCTATCGATGAGTTGAATGTGAACTACAACCTGGTGAAGAATCCGGGGTACTAG
- a CDS encoding DEAD/DEAH box helicase — protein sequence MRNANNTVAPTGLYPYQERDLHLLFEQLTNASGGARILYQLPTGGGKTRIFSEIAKWYIQQSRHKVMVLTHRVELCSQTATTLKKLDIKTKVINSAVKQLPKKQEHDCYVAMVETLRNRLKQGLLNPKSIGLVIIDEAHHNAFQKLLNKFPDAIVVGVTATPLSSNADLPMNKTYQQLIIGESIASLVKQGYLAKPVTWRYDVELNSLKTGIYGDFTISTSDELYSSKAMLDLLLHAYESHSKNKKTLIFNNGIFTSRAVCKMFEDAGYPVKHLDNRHAPAEREAILKWFKKTKGAILTSVSILTTGFDEPTVQTVILNRATTSLTLYHQMIGRGSRSLPKKKTFAIIDLGNNIDRFGAWQAPMDWQLIFDRPEAYIESLQYHTAQETKTVSISSELRSKFPNTLQLSFDVQEAHQRAVDAGQKSSIVIRDAIRQHALMCIENGESIAHALELADELDQEIQWRVKQYGKCLGKVTKNYTDWLIADYKSRLKTLVQKLMQRSLNSTKSKRKAA from the coding sequence ATGAGAAATGCAAACAACACTGTTGCGCCAACCGGCTTGTATCCTTACCAGGAGCGCGACCTTCACCTACTTTTTGAACAACTGACAAATGCATCCGGCGGAGCCAGGATACTATATCAATTGCCTACGGGCGGCGGTAAAACGAGGATCTTTTCCGAAATCGCCAAATGGTACATCCAGCAAAGCCGCCACAAAGTGATGGTGCTCACGCATCGCGTAGAGTTGTGCAGTCAGACCGCCACTACCCTTAAAAAGCTCGACATCAAAACCAAGGTGATCAACAGTGCCGTTAAGCAGCTGCCGAAAAAGCAGGAGCACGACTGTTACGTGGCCATGGTGGAAACGTTGCGTAACCGCCTCAAACAGGGTTTACTGAACCCTAAATCCATTGGGCTGGTAATTATCGACGAGGCGCATCACAACGCCTTTCAGAAGTTGCTGAATAAATTCCCCGATGCGATCGTGGTGGGAGTAACAGCTACGCCGCTCAGTTCGAACGCGGATTTGCCGATGAACAAAACCTACCAGCAGCTCATCATCGGCGAAAGCATTGCCAGCCTGGTGAAGCAGGGCTACCTCGCCAAACCGGTCACCTGGCGCTACGATGTGGAACTGAACTCTTTGAAGACAGGCATTTACGGCGATTTTACCATCAGTACGTCCGACGAGTTGTATTCTTCAAAAGCGATGTTGGACCTGTTGTTACATGCTTATGAATCTCACTCAAAGAATAAGAAGACACTGATATTCAATAACGGGATATTCACTTCCCGCGCGGTGTGTAAAATGTTCGAGGATGCCGGCTACCCGGTTAAACACCTGGATAACCGCCACGCTCCCGCCGAACGGGAAGCCATCCTGAAATGGTTTAAGAAGACCAAAGGCGCAATCCTTACGTCCGTATCGATACTCACTACCGGGTTTGACGAGCCGACGGTGCAGACCGTGATCCTGAACCGCGCTACCACTTCGCTTACGCTCTATCACCAGATGATCGGTCGTGGGTCGAGGAGTTTGCCGAAGAAGAAGACCTTCGCGATCATCGACCTCGGTAACAACATCGACCGCTTCGGGGCCTGGCAGGCGCCGATGGACTGGCAACTCATCTTCGACCGGCCGGAGGCTTATATCGAAAGCCTGCAATACCATACGGCACAGGAAACAAAAACAGTATCCATTTCTTCAGAACTGCGTTCGAAATTCCCGAATACCCTGCAGCTGTCGTTCGACGTACAGGAAGCACACCAACGTGCGGTGGATGCCGGTCAAAAGTCGAGCATCGTGATCCGTGATGCGATCCGCCAGCATGCGTTGATGTGTATTGAGAACGGTGAATCTATTGCGCATGCGCTGGAACTGGCAGATGAACTGGACCAGGAAATTCAGTGGCGGGTGAAACAATATGGAAAGTGCCTGGGTAAGGTAACGAAAAACTATACCGACTGGTTGATCGCCGACTACAAATCAAGGCTAAAAACACTGGTGCAAAAGCTGATGCAGCGCAGTCTGAATAGTACGAAGAGCAAACGCAAGGCAGCATAA